GGATAAATCTGACAGCTATATTTAATAAAGAATCTTTATAACAGGTAATGAGTTATGTCAATTCGTGAAAATTTTGAAAAGCGTGAAGAAGGATTCATGTCTCCTTTTAGTTGCCTCAGTTCAAAATCCAAAGGGCGTATCAGACAGGAAAAACCATGCCCCATAAGAACTGCTTTCCAGAGGGACAGAGATCGAATTGTATATTCTAATGCATTCAGGAGATTAAAACATAAAACCCAGGTTTTTTTATCTCCTCTTGGAGATCATTACAGAACACGCCTTACACATACTTTAGAAGTTGCTGAAATAGCAAGAACTATAGCGCGAGCTTTGAGGCTAAACGAGGATTTAACCGAAGCTGTCGCTCTTGGGCATGATTTAGGTCATACGCCCTTCGGTCATGGCGGAGAAACAGCTTTAAAAGAAATATATTCGTCAGATTTTTCTCACAATGAACAAAGTTTAAGAGTTATAGATCATCTTGAAAACAAAGGTAACGGACTTAATTTAAGTTATGAAGTAAGAGATGGTATTTTGAAGCATTCCAAAGGCTATGGTAAAATTCTTCCTCTTGATAACCCTGACGAACTTGCTTGCACTGTTGAAGGTCAAGTTGTCAGAATTGCCGATATAATGGCTTATTTAAACCATGACCTTGATGATGCGATCAGAAGCGGTGTAATAAAAAGAGATCAAATTCCTAAAAAGTGCTCTGATGTTTTGGGCAATACGCATTCGAAGCGTGCAACAACTATGATTAGAGATCTTATTTTTTCAAGCTATGAATCCAATGGAAAATTTATTCTTAAAATGAGCGATGAGAAATACAGTGCCATGGGAATCTTAAGAGAATTTCTTTATGAAAATGTTTACCGTTCACCAAACGTGCATGGTGAATTTATTAAAGCAAAAAAAATACTTTCTGAATTATATACGTATTTTATAAACGATAAAATATTGTTTCGCAAAGAACTGGCAAACATGGAAATGATAGATATATATAAGAAAAAGAGCCTTGGCGAAGATACCTATGAGAGAATTGTATGTGATTTTATAGCCAGCATTACAGATCGTTATGCTATTGAGCTTTACTCTAAAATCTTTTTACCAGCACCCCTTGTTTGATGAGCATATATTAAAATGAATCCGTTAGTCGAAAAAATAATATCCCAGGAAGAAAAATATTCAAATCTTTTGAACAGACTTGAATTAATTTATAATAAAATGGATGATAAGTATAATAAACTTTGCAGTTATTACGGATTTTATTGTACGGGATGTGTAGACAATTGTTGTTTCACACGATTTTACCATCATACTTTTGCAGAATATCTCTTTATAAAAAAAGGTTTTGAAACACTTGATCTTGTAAACAGAAATGATTTAAAAGTAAAAGCCGATTTAATATGCAAACAGACAATCGAGCTGGATAACTCGGGTTTGCCGGTTTATCTTCTATGCCCTTTAAATCATGATGGAATGTGCGTGTTATATGCATACCGTCCCATGATATGCAGATTGCATGGTCTTCCTCATGAACTTTTGTTACCAGGAAGAGAAAATAAGTTAAGTCCAGGATGCGATGAATTTAAAGTACAATGCGACTCCAAAGAGTATATGAAGTTTGACAGAACACCTTTTTATGCCGAAATGGCAGCTCTTGAAAAAGATATGAAAAAAGCATTGGATATCTCCGAAAGAATAAAAATGACGATAGCCCAGATGCTTATAACCCTGTAGCAAAGCATTCTTATCACTGGCACTCCTATAGCTTCAACCATCCTACACACCTGCTGGAACGGATATTAAGAAAACATGCAACAGGCATTGAAACGGGTCAAGGCCAATAAAGGAGCTCCCGGTATCGATAAAATATCGATAGAGGAT
This genomic interval from Pseudomonadota bacterium contains the following:
- a CDS encoding deoxyguanosinetriphosphate triphosphohydrolase, whose product is MSIRENFEKREEGFMSPFSCLSSKSKGRIRQEKPCPIRTAFQRDRDRIVYSNAFRRLKHKTQVFLSPLGDHYRTRLTHTLEVAEIARTIARALRLNEDLTEAVALGHDLGHTPFGHGGETALKEIYSSDFSHNEQSLRVIDHLENKGNGLNLSYEVRDGILKHSKGYGKILPLDNPDELACTVEGQVVRIADIMAYLNHDLDDAIRSGVIKRDQIPKKCSDVLGNTHSKRATTMIRDLIFSSYESNGKFILKMSDEKYSAMGILREFLYENVYRSPNVHGEFIKAKKILSELYTYFINDKILFRKELANMEMIDIYKKKSLGEDTYERIVCDFIASITDRYAIELYSKIFLPAPLV